In a single window of the Proteiniborus ethanoligenes genome:
- a CDS encoding phosphoglycerate dehydrogenase codes for MLIRALITHNYGVENMERIRQLGYDIIEKSEKELYFSEELRDTEVLVCYNPFNTLDISKLPNLKWIQLTSVGIDQVPIDILKKNSITLTNNKGGYSIPIGEWIVLKLLEMYKNSKAFYQKQSQKIWKIDTSLLELYGKTIGFIGTGSIASEAAKRLKGFGVDILGLNTRGTKTEYFDKCYSIDKINEMVKLSDAIVVSIPHTEKTHNLLNEEVFQEMKNGVYLVNIARGSIIDERAMINNLKNGKIKCAALDVFEKEPLDKNNPLWEIENVIITPHNSWVSEMRDDRRFNIIYDNLKRYLSNQTLKNIVDLNKGY; via the coding sequence ATTCTTATTAGAGCCTTAATTACCCATAACTATGGTGTAGAAAATATGGAAAGGATAAGACAGCTAGGTTATGATATTATAGAAAAAAGTGAAAAGGAACTATATTTTTCTGAAGAATTAAGGGATACAGAGGTACTGGTATGCTATAATCCTTTTAACACATTAGATATTTCAAAGCTACCAAACTTAAAATGGATACAGTTAACTAGTGTTGGAATAGATCAAGTGCCTATTGATATTCTAAAAAAAAATAGTATTACATTGACTAATAACAAAGGTGGCTACAGCATACCTATAGGAGAATGGATTGTATTAAAACTTCTTGAGATGTATAAAAACAGTAAAGCATTTTATCAAAAACAGTCACAAAAGATATGGAAAATAGACACTTCCTTACTAGAGCTTTATGGGAAAACAATTGGATTTATTGGAACGGGAAGTATTGCCTCGGAGGCTGCTAAGAGACTTAAAGGCTTTGGTGTTGATATACTTGGTTTAAACACTAGAGGAACAAAAACTGAGTATTTTGATAAATGCTATAGCATAGATAAAATTAATGAAATGGTTAAGCTAAGTGATGCAATAGTTGTATCTATTCCGCATACTGAAAAAACTCATAATCTTTTAAACGAAGAAGTGTTTCAAGAAATGAAGAATGGAGTGTATTTAGTAAATATAGCTAGAGGGAGCATAATTGATGAAAGGGCTATGATCAATAACCTTAAAAATGGTAAGATTAAATGTGCAGCATTAGATGTTTTTGAAAAGGAGCCATTAGACAAGAATAATCCACTTTGGGAAATAGAAAATGTAATAATTACACCACATAACTCATGGGTATCGGAAATGAGAGATGATAGAAGATTTAATATTATATATGACAATCTTAAAAGATATTTATCGAATCAAACATTAAAAAATATAGTGGATCTTAATAAAGGATATTAG
- a CDS encoding sensor histidine kinase translates to MLVILLKNLADRVGIILILALFLSKIGLFRKLVSKQNINKKDKIYLSIIFGVFGIVGTYTGIPIQGAIANSRVMGVFVGGLLGGPIVGLLSGIIAGGHRVLIDIGGFTSIACGISTLLEGIMAGVLRKRFEKSKYRISFALIFGFLAEVMQMVIILIVAKPFSEALELVRIIGIPMILANGIGIAVFIAITDSVFKEIENEYVYQAQLALKIADKTLAYFRKGYNESTTKDAAKVIQEMTKIEAVAFTDTEKILAHVGIGEDHHLSGSYLQTSLTREALQSNRYIVANTKEEIGCYHENCSLKSAIIVPIREVDKVIGTLKLYKGKENSITKVEIELALGLAQIFSTQIELSKVDYQRELLAKSELKALQSQINPHFLFNAINTIVSLTRTQPDNARRLLIHLGDYFRTNLEQETEDVDLSKEIEHINSYIEIEKARFGDKLEIIYDIPEDISCKIPPLILQPLVENAIKHGVIDKIEGGKVEIIARENENATELIVKDNGVGMDKALVDLLFEENHNKESIGLKNVNERLKNKYGVKYGIKIESELNIGTTATIEIPKH, encoded by the coding sequence TTGCTTGTTATTTTGCTGAAAAATCTAGCTGATAGGGTTGGAATCATTCTAATTTTAGCACTTTTTCTTTCGAAGATTGGATTATTTAGAAAGTTAGTCTCAAAACAAAATATTAATAAGAAGGATAAAATTTATTTATCTATTATATTTGGTGTATTCGGTATAGTGGGGACTTATACTGGAATTCCTATACAGGGAGCAATAGCTAACTCTAGAGTCATGGGTGTTTTTGTAGGAGGATTATTGGGAGGACCTATAGTAGGACTTCTGTCAGGAATAATAGCTGGTGGTCATAGGGTATTAATAGATATAGGAGGATTTACTTCCATAGCTTGCGGTATATCTACTCTTCTTGAAGGGATTATGGCAGGGGTATTGAGAAAGAGATTTGAAAAGAGCAAATATAGAATAAGCTTTGCACTTATTTTTGGTTTTTTGGCAGAAGTAATGCAAATGGTCATTATCCTTATAGTTGCTAAACCATTCAGTGAAGCATTAGAATTAGTGCGGATTATTGGAATACCAATGATTCTTGCAAATGGCATTGGTATAGCCGTATTTATTGCCATAACTGATAGTGTTTTTAAGGAAATAGAAAATGAGTATGTCTATCAGGCTCAATTGGCTCTAAAAATTGCAGATAAGACTCTAGCATATTTTAGAAAAGGCTATAATGAATCTACCACTAAGGATGCTGCAAAAGTTATTCAAGAAATGACTAAGATTGAGGCAGTAGCATTTACAGATACTGAAAAGATATTAGCTCATGTAGGAATAGGTGAGGATCATCATCTATCGGGTTCTTATTTACAAACAAGTCTAACTCGCGAGGCTCTGCAATCTAATAGATATATTGTTGCGAATACAAAGGAAGAGATAGGCTGTTACCATGAGAATTGTTCATTGAAATCAGCAATAATCGTTCCCATTCGAGAAGTTGATAAGGTCATTGGAACTTTAAAACTATATAAGGGTAAAGAAAATTCAATAACAAAGGTGGAAATAGAATTAGCCCTAGGGCTAGCACAAATTTTCTCCACTCAAATAGAATTAAGCAAGGTAGATTATCAGAGAGAATTATTAGCTAAATCTGAATTAAAAGCGCTACAGTCACAAATCAATCCTCATTTTTTGTTTAATGCTATTAATACTATAGTTTCATTAACAAGAACTCAACCAGACAATGCACGAAGATTGCTTATTCATCTAGGTGATTACTTTAGGACAAATCTTGAGCAAGAAACAGAGGACGTAGATTTAAGTAAGGAAATAGAGCATATTAACTCCTATATTGAAATTGAAAAAGCGAGATTTGGAGATAAATTAGAAATCATATATGATATACCAGAGGATATAAGCTGTAAAATACCACCATTAATACTTCAACCCTTAGTAGAAAACGCAATAAAACATGGAGTTATAGATAAGATTGAAGGTGGAAAAGTTGAAATAATTGCAAGGGAAAATGAAAATGCTACTGAGTTAATAGTGAAGGATAATGGAGTTGGAATGGATAAAGCTTTAGTAGATTTATTATTTGAAGAAAATCATAATAAGGAAAGTATTGGACTAAAAAATGTAAATGAAAGATTGAAGAATAAATACGGAGTCAAATATGGGATAAAAATTGAGTCAGAATTAAACATAGGCACAACAGCAACTATTGAAATTCCTAAGCATTAG
- a CDS encoding LytR/AlgR family response regulator transcription factor, with protein sequence MYRCLIVDDEMPARQELIYILRGIEGMEVIGEASHGMEALRLIEELKPHIVFLDIQMPQMSGIEVARRLSYKDENTPIVIFVTAYDQFALEAFEVNAIDYLLKPIREERLEKSLKKIISTEREKPSKDKLDKLIEYIQLNNKKAPQRISVYHQDRLIPIETKDIIYITTEDRNTIIHSRKGKFETNHTLNELMENLDSTVFFRSHKSYIVNLNYIESIEPWFNSTYNINLKDNDDVIPVSRNYFKEFKKIMNIE encoded by the coding sequence ATGTATAGATGCTTAATAGTAGATGATGAAATGCCAGCAAGACAAGAATTGATATATATCTTAAGGGGTATTGAAGGGATGGAAGTAATAGGTGAGGCATCTCATGGAATGGAAGCGTTAAGGCTAATTGAGGAACTAAAACCCCATATAGTTTTTTTAGATATCCAAATGCCACAGATGAGCGGAATAGAAGTAGCTAGGAGATTGTCGTACAAGGATGAAAATACGCCAATAGTAATATTTGTCACAGCCTATGACCAATTTGCTTTGGAAGCCTTTGAAGTAAATGCCATAGACTATTTGCTTAAGCCCATAAGAGAAGAAAGATTAGAAAAAAGCTTAAAGAAAATCATATCTACTGAGAGAGAAAAACCCAGTAAGGATAAACTAGATAAGCTAATAGAGTATATTCAGTTAAACAATAAAAAAGCTCCTCAACGTATATCTGTGTACCATCAGGACAGACTTATACCGATAGAAACTAAGGATATAATCTATATAACCACTGAAGATAGAAACACAATAATCCATAGCAGAAAGGGTAAATTTGAAACAAACCATACTCTGAATGAACTAATGGAGAATCTGGATTCAACAGTATTTTTTAGGAGTCATAAATCATATATAGTAAATCTAAACTATATTGAATCCATAGAGCCCTGGTTTAATTCCACTTATAATATTAATTTAAAAGATAATGATGATGTAATCCCAGTAAGTAGAAACTATTTTAAAGAGTTTAAGAAAATAATGAATATAGAGTGA
- a CDS encoding carbon starvation CstA family protein encodes MLQFIIGIIILIAGYIFYGKVVDKHFGIDDSRETPATRLEDGIDFVPMSWPRIFLIQLLNIAGLGPIFGAIQGALFGPMAFVWIALGSVFAGGVHDYFSGMLSLRHDGQSISEIVGTYLGEGARKVMRIFSVVLLVLVGTVFMQGPAGLLANIKLFGLGNANIWLAIIFAYYFIATILPVDKLIGKIYPIFGVSLLVMAGGIGTMILVKGYELPAFTVSSLHPGGLPIWAILFTTIACGAISGFHATQSPMMARCMPKESYGRRIFYGSMIAEGVIAMIWAAAAMVFFNGVPGLSDALKNGGGAAGVVNTISNTLLGPVGGLLAMLGVVAAPITSGDTAFRSARLTIADAMKYEQGPIKKRLTLAIPLFIIAFALTRVDFNIIWRYFAWSNQTLAMIVLWAASAYLAKVNKSHWMTSIPAIFMTAVSATYLLQAPEGFKLSTTIAYPVGIAIAVGAAALFLFKAKSGKTIKA; translated from the coding sequence GTGTTACAATTTATCATTGGTATTATTATACTCATTGCAGGCTACATTTTTTATGGAAAAGTAGTTGACAAGCATTTTGGTATTGATGACAGTAGAGAAACGCCAGCTACGAGATTAGAGGATGGTATAGATTTTGTTCCTATGAGCTGGCCTAGGATATTTCTGATACAATTACTTAATATTGCAGGATTAGGACCTATATTTGGAGCTATTCAAGGTGCTTTATTTGGACCAATGGCATTTGTATGGATTGCTTTAGGCTCTGTGTTTGCAGGAGGAGTTCATGATTATTTTTCCGGTATGCTTTCTCTTAGACATGATGGACAAAGTATATCTGAAATAGTGGGGACTTATCTAGGAGAAGGTGCTAGAAAAGTAATGAGGATATTCTCAGTAGTGCTATTAGTTTTAGTTGGTACTGTATTTATGCAAGGGCCTGCAGGACTGTTAGCTAATATTAAATTGTTCGGACTAGGAAATGCAAACATATGGTTAGCAATAATATTTGCTTACTATTTTATAGCTACAATATTGCCAGTTGATAAATTAATCGGTAAGATATACCCAATATTCGGCGTGTCATTACTCGTAATGGCAGGTGGAATAGGTACTATGATACTAGTGAAAGGTTATGAATTACCAGCTTTTACAGTATCTAGTTTACATCCAGGTGGACTACCAATATGGGCTATTCTCTTTACTACAATTGCGTGCGGTGCAATAAGTGGATTCCATGCTACTCAATCACCTATGATGGCCAGATGTATGCCAAAGGAAAGCTATGGCAGAAGAATATTCTATGGCTCAATGATAGCAGAAGGAGTAATAGCTATGATTTGGGCAGCAGCAGCGATGGTATTCTTTAATGGCGTTCCAGGATTATCAGATGCTTTAAAAAATGGTGGCGGGGCTGCAGGTGTAGTAAATACTATTTCCAATACCTTATTGGGACCTGTAGGTGGTTTGCTAGCTATGTTAGGCGTAGTAGCAGCACCTATTACATCAGGAGATACTGCCTTTAGATCTGCAAGACTTACCATTGCAGATGCTATGAAATACGAGCAAGGACCTATTAAGAAAAGACTGACACTAGCCATACCTTTATTCATTATAGCTTTTGCTCTAACCAGAGTTGACTTTAACATTATATGGAGATACTTTGCATGGTCAAATCAAACATTAGCAATGATTGTTTTATGGGCAGCATCAGCTTATTTAGCTAAAGTCAATAAGAGTCATTGGATGACTAGCATTCCTGCAATATTTATGACAGCTGTGTCTGCAACATATTTGTTACAGGCGCCAGAAGGATTTAAATTATCAACCACAATAGCATATCCTGTAGGAATAGCTATAGCAGTAGGAGCTGCTGCATTATTCTTATTTAAAGCAAAATCAGGCAAAACGATAAAAGCATAG
- a CDS encoding patatin-like phospholipase family protein, with translation MLGLVLEGGGARGAYEIGACKALKELGIKIDGVVGTSIGAINGAMIVQGDLEKAYELWYELNPSKVLDVNDRVFNKVINKNIKTKDIPRLALKIRNIFKDKGFDTSRIRQLLEENIDEEKIRKSDMDFGIVTVSVTDKKPLELYKEDIPEGKIKDYIMASAYHPAFKPEKVDGKIFLDGAFHDNLPLKLLYDKGYRNFVVIRLYSIGRVRKVKDKDLEITYIEPSEKLCNTLDFTNDSARLNLKLGYYDTLKVFKNLKGRKYYLEPKNDEEFFLNFLLDTGEENILKIGKLLGIGDMPYRRMLLEFIVPRIIELLALDDNIGYEELVIALIEEIAQICDIERFKIYDFDSFHSLAMSSYNEHKEKPKNKIPKFVKRNEILSLAAKESIIEEVIFEMFR, from the coding sequence ATGCTAGGATTAGTCCTAGAAGGTGGAGGAGCAAGAGGTGCTTATGAAATAGGGGCATGTAAGGCATTGAAGGAATTAGGTATAAAAATTGATGGCGTAGTAGGCACATCTATTGGAGCAATTAATGGGGCTATGATTGTTCAGGGAGATTTGGAAAAGGCCTATGAGCTATGGTATGAACTAAATCCCTCTAAAGTGCTAGATGTAAATGATAGGGTTTTCAATAAGGTTATAAACAAGAACATAAAAACAAAGGATATACCAAGACTGGCACTTAAAATAAGAAATATTTTCAAGGATAAGGGCTTTGATACAAGCCGTATTAGACAGCTTCTTGAAGAAAATATAGATGAAGAAAAAATTAGAAAATCAGACATGGACTTTGGAATAGTGACAGTATCCGTAACTGACAAGAAACCATTAGAGCTTTATAAAGAAGATATACCAGAGGGGAAAATAAAGGACTATATTATGGCAAGTGCCTATCATCCTGCATTTAAGCCTGAAAAGGTAGATGGAAAAATATTTTTAGATGGGGCTTTTCATGACAATCTTCCTTTAAAGCTTCTTTATGATAAAGGCTACAGAAATTTTGTAGTTATAAGACTTTATTCTATAGGAAGAGTAAGGAAAGTAAAGGATAAAGACTTAGAGATAACCTATATAGAGCCTTCTGAAAAGCTATGTAACACACTTGATTTTACTAATGATAGTGCTAGGTTAAATCTGAAACTAGGATATTATGACACTCTGAAAGTATTTAAAAACCTTAAGGGGAGAAAGTATTACTTAGAGCCCAAGAATGATGAGGAATTCTTTTTGAATTTTCTTTTAGATACTGGTGAAGAAAATATATTGAAAATTGGTAAATTATTAGGGATAGGGGATATGCCTTATAGAAGGATGCTGCTCGAATTTATTGTTCCTCGCATTATAGAGCTTTTAGCCTTAGATGATAATATCGGCTATGAAGAATTAGTCATTGCATTGATTGAGGAGATAGCACAAATATGTGATATAGAAAGATTTAAAATATATGATTTTGATAGCTTTCATTCTTTAGCAATGAGTAGCTATAATGAGCATAAGGAAAAGCCAAAGAATAAAATTCCTAAATTTGTAAAAAGAAACGAAATACTATCCTTAGCTGCAAAAGAGTCTATAATCGAAGAAGTAATTTTTGAAATGTTTAGATAA
- a CDS encoding MATE family efflux transporter, which yields MGLDDNAFSKEKVSKLLFKFSIPAILSLLVAELYNMVDTIFVGREIGGNAIAALVVVFPIQRIVVAVAMLLAIGTSTSVAKSNGEKDYDSLRLYIKNALSLVILFMTILILAIFLFKENILGFLGASSTVLPYANDYLSIIIIGAIFQCFTLVIGYFLMSLGNRKVLLLSNIIGALTNVIVDYILVVSLGFGVKGAAIATVASQILAFIYMGYYFKKTNKTLKIKLGFSIDKKTAKAIILIGFAAFIIEAEDGFALAVLNNLLLNNVGDVGVIVSGVISKVFMFMFITIIGISSAMQPIAAYNAGAGQYERLKKVVRESIIVAFITSVILWAGALIFAKQIISIFIRDPNIIKESVKAFRIMISVFPIISLYYVSIYYFQAIGKARTSFLLSIYRQIILFIPLSILFVGVFKLGAIGAWISYPISDVISSVTSYFLVRKEGARITKKVEEKKKKTLKEPAYRTPVYE from the coding sequence ATGGGGCTAGATGACAATGCCTTTTCAAAAGAGAAAGTAAGCAAATTATTATTTAAATTTTCAATACCAGCCATATTATCCTTATTAGTGGCAGAGCTTTATAATATGGTGGATACAATATTTGTAGGTAGAGAAATAGGAGGAAATGCTATAGCTGCCTTGGTAGTAGTTTTTCCTATTCAACGTATAGTAGTAGCAGTAGCAATGTTACTTGCAATAGGCACTTCTACTTCTGTTGCTAAAAGCAATGGAGAAAAAGATTATGATAGCTTAAGATTGTATATAAAAAATGCTTTAAGCTTAGTAATTTTATTCATGACAATATTAATACTAGCCATATTTCTATTTAAGGAAAATATTTTAGGTTTTTTAGGTGCAAGCAGTACGGTTTTACCCTATGCTAATGATTACCTTTCTATAATAATCATTGGTGCTATCTTTCAATGCTTTACATTAGTAATTGGATATTTTTTAATGTCCTTAGGAAATAGAAAAGTATTACTCCTAAGTAACATTATTGGAGCATTAACAAATGTGATAGTAGATTATATCCTTGTAGTATCCTTAGGCTTTGGAGTTAAAGGAGCTGCAATAGCTACAGTAGCTTCTCAAATATTAGCTTTTATTTACATGGGGTATTATTTTAAAAAGACTAACAAGACCTTAAAAATCAAACTTGGATTTAGCATAGATAAAAAAACCGCAAAAGCAATAATATTGATTGGCTTTGCTGCATTTATAATAGAAGCAGAAGATGGCTTTGCCCTTGCAGTTTTAAACAATCTACTTCTAAATAATGTTGGAGATGTAGGGGTTATAGTATCGGGTGTAATATCCAAGGTCTTTATGTTTATGTTCATTACGATAATAGGAATTAGCTCGGCTATGCAGCCTATAGCAGCATATAATGCAGGTGCTGGACAATATGAGAGACTTAAGAAAGTCGTTAGAGAATCTATTATAGTAGCATTTATAACCTCAGTTATATTGTGGGCTGGAGCCTTAATATTTGCAAAACAAATTATATCAATTTTTATAAGAGATCCAAACATAATAAAAGAATCAGTCAAGGCTTTTAGAATCATGATATCTGTATTCCCTATAATAAGCCTGTATTATGTGTCTATATACTATTTCCAAGCTATAGGAAAGGCTAGAACATCATTTCTACTTTCTATATATAGGCAGATAATATTGTTTATTCCCCTTTCTATATTATTTGTTGGAGTGTTTAAGCTTGGAGCTATAGGTGCTTGGATTTCCTATCCTATATCAGACGTAATATCCTCTGTAACTTCTTATTTTTTAGTTAGGAAGGAAGGAGCAAGGATTACTAAAAAAGTTGAAGAAAAAAAGAAAAAAACTCTAAAAGAACCAGCATACAGAACGCCTGTATATGAATGA